The Amycolatopsis jiangsuensis nucleotide sequence GAGGACGAGTACACCCCGAGCGCCTCGTAAGCCCCAGCGTCAGTGCGGTGTGCGGCGCCGCAGGCCGGCCGCGGCGGCCAGGAGCACCGAAGTCCCGGCGGCCAGCCAGCCGACCACGCGCGACAGCTCCACCGCACGCGTGACGTGCCCGGCGTCCGGATTGCGCCCGACCCCCAGCACCGGCAGCTCCACGACACCCTCCGGGTACACCGTCCGGCCACCGACGCGGATCTCCAGCGCCCCGGCGAACGCCGCCTCCACCCGGCCCGCGTTCGGGCTCGGGTGGGCGATCGTGTCCCGCCGCCAGGCCCGCCACGCCCCGCCGGCCGAGCCACCGACCACCGGCGCCGCCACGACGGTCAGCGCGGCCGCGGCACGGGTCGGCAGGAGATGGACCAGTTCGTCGAGCCGTGCGATGACCCAGTTGCCCGGCGCCGCGCGGCGCAGCACGCCGAGCGTGCGCGACGCGAGCAGCCCCGGCACGCCGGCGACCGCACCCCACAACAGCGGCGCGACGACCACTTCGGACGTGTTCTCCGCGAGGGTTTCCACCGAGGCACGGGAAAGTCCCACCGTGGCGAGCCCGTCGGACACACGTGGGTCCAGTTCGGACAGTGTGGTGCGGGCGGGCGCCAGCCTGCCCTCTTCGAGATCGCGGGCCAGCTCGGTGCCCTGTGCGACGAGACCGGTCGCGCCGACCACCGCCCAGGTCGTGACCGCCGTCGCGGCCGCCTGCACCACCGGACGTCCGCGGCCGCTCCGTTCCGCCAGCGCACCCGCGGCGACCGCCGCACCGGCCAGCACGAGGCCGGTCCGCCCCGGGGCGACCCGGCGGAACGCGGTGACCGGCGGCCGCTTTCGCGGGTCACCGAGTGCCCCGTCGGCAGCCAGTCCGAGCATCAAGCCGATCGCGCGCGCCGCGCTCACCAGTCGCCCCCCGGAAACGTGGAAGAGTTCAGGCGCTGAGGTTACTCGACACCGCGACGGCGATTTCGTCGCGTGCCTGCTCCACGATGTCGCGCATCGCCCGCTCGGCACGAGCGGCGTCGGCCAGGCCGACTGCCTCGGCCACCTCGACGTGCCAAGCCACCGCTTCCGGCTGTGGCTGCTCGGGCATCAGGCCGTGTTCGGTGCGCCCGGCCAGCACTTCGGCGACCACAGAGGACAGCTGCGCGAACATCGGATTCCGGGACGCGGACAGCAGCAGACTGTGGAACGCGACGTCGTGCCCGAGGAAGGCGTCCAGATCCCGCTCCTGCGCCGTGTCCGCGAGGTGGGTGGCCAGCGCGCGGATCCGGCCGCGTTCCTCCGGCGTCGCCCGCAGCGCGGCGAACCGGGCCGCGCAGGGCTCGGCCGCCGAGCGCAGCTCCGTCAGGGTGCGCAGCGCCGGCGTGCGGTTCGCGCCGTCGAGCTGCCAGCGGATCAGCCGCGGGTCGTAGTGGTTCCACTCGGCCGGTTCCCGCACCGTGACGCCGACCCGCCGGCGGCTGCTGGTCAGCCCCATCGTCTCCAGTACGCGAACGACCTCGCGCGCCACTGTGCGCGAGGCACCGTAGTGTTCCTGCAGCTCGTCCGAACGCAGCACGGCCCCCGGCACCAGCTCGCCGTTCGCGATGGCCGCGCCGAGTTCGTCGAGCATCTGCTCGTGCCGATCACTGCCCACCGGGCCAATCTAACCGTCTGATTCGATTAAGTACTACTTCTTCTTGATTAAGTAGTACTTTTGAGTTTGACTCTCCGGGACACGAAGGCGTGGGAGGTGCGGATGACAGTCATCGTGGTGATGGGCGTGTCGGGCTCGGGCAAGACGACGGTCGGCACCGCCGTGGCGCAGCGGCTCGGCGTCGACTACGCCGAGGCCGACACCTTCCACCCGCCGGCCAACATCGCGAAGATGACCGCCGGGCATCCGCTCACCGACGCCGACCGCGCGCCCTGGCTCGCCGAGATCGCGAAGTGGATCGCCGCGCACCAGGACAGTGGCGGTGTGGTCAGCTCTTCGGCACTCAAGCGGTCCTACCGGGACGTGCTGCGCGGCGGTGGCGCGGTGTGGTTCCTGCATCTGCACGGCGCCCGTGAGCTGCTCGCCGAGCGGATGAAGACGCGAAGCGGCCACTTCATGCCGGTCTCGCTGCTCGACTCACAGCTCGCCGACCTCGAACCCCTGCAGCCGGACGAACCGGGCCGTACCTTCGATCTCGCGCAATCCCCCGCCGAACTGGTCGACGCGGCGCTGAGCGCTTTCCGGGAGCACGCATGACGATCCTCGCCGCCGGCTGGACCGGCCACGACACCCGCCTGATCATCGCGACGCTGCTCGCCATCGCGGTGATCGTCGTCCTGATCAGCAAGGTCAAACTGCATCCGCTGCTCGCGCTGACGCTCGGCTCGATCGCGCTCGGGCTGATCGCCGGGATGCCGGTGGACAAGCTGTTGAAGAGCTTCACGAAGGGGGTCGGCGACACCGTCGCGTCGGTCGGCGTGCTGATCGCGTTCGGCGCGATACTCGGCAAGCTGCTCGCCGATTCCGGTGGCGCGGACCGGATCGTGGACACCGTGCTCGGCAGGGTCCGCGGCCGTGGGCTGCCGTGGGCGATGGCGCTGGTGGCCGCGTTGATCGGGCTGCCGATGTTCTTCGAGATCGGGCTCGTGATGCTGATCCCGGTCGTGCTGCTGGTCGCCAAGCGCAGCGGAAAACCCGTGCTGCTGG carries:
- a CDS encoding cobalamin biosynthesis protein CobD/CbiB, coding for MSAARAIGLMLGLAADGALGDPRKRPPVTAFRRVAPGRTGLVLAGAAVAAGALAERSGRGRPVVQAAATAVTTWAVVGATGLVAQGTELARDLEEGRLAPARTTLSELDPRVSDGLATVGLSRASVETLAENTSEVVVAPLLWGAVAGVPGLLASRTLGVLRRAAPGNWVIARLDELVHLLPTRAAAALTVVAAPVVGGSAGGAWRAWRRDTIAHPSPNAGRVEAAFAGALEIRVGGRTVYPEGVVELPVLGVGRNPDAGHVTRAVELSRVVGWLAAGTSVLLAAAAGLRRRTPH
- a CDS encoding gluconokinase; amino-acid sequence: MTVIVVMGVSGSGKTTVGTAVAQRLGVDYAEADTFHPPANIAKMTAGHPLTDADRAPWLAEIAKWIAAHQDSGGVVSSSALKRSYRDVLRGGGAVWFLHLHGARELLAERMKTRSGHFMPVSLLDSQLADLEPLQPDEPGRTFDLAQSPAELVDAALSAFREHA
- a CDS encoding FadR/GntR family transcriptional regulator, producing MLDELGAAIANGELVPGAVLRSDELQEHYGASRTVAREVVRVLETMGLTSSRRRVGVTVREPAEWNHYDPRLIRWQLDGANRTPALRTLTELRSAAEPCAARFAALRATPEERGRIRALATHLADTAQERDLDAFLGHDVAFHSLLLSASRNPMFAQLSSVVAEVLAGRTEHGLMPEQPQPEAVAWHVEVAEAVGLADAARAERAMRDIVEQARDEIAVAVSSNLSA